The Streptomyces sp. SS1-1 genome has a segment encoding these proteins:
- a CDS encoding class I SAM-dependent methyltransferase yields the protein MSDDHTHVQEFFTARADRWDSRFPDDGPAYAAAVAELGLGEGDRVLDAGCGTGRALSPLRAAVGASGVVLGVDLTPAMLEAARRAGRDREGRLLLADVAALPLRPGAVDAVFAAGLIAHLPRPADDLRELARVVRPGGTLALFHPIGRAALAARHGRQLTPDDLRAEANLRPLLAGSGWRMTSYVDEDDRFLALAVRTS from the coding sequence ATGAGCGACGACCACACACATGTGCAGGAGTTCTTCACCGCCCGCGCCGACCGCTGGGACAGCCGGTTCCCGGACGACGGCCCCGCCTACGCCGCGGCCGTCGCCGAGTTGGGTCTGGGCGAGGGTGATCGTGTGCTCGACGCGGGCTGCGGCACCGGGCGCGCGCTGTCGCCCCTGCGCGCCGCCGTGGGCGCCTCGGGTGTGGTCCTGGGCGTCGATCTCACCCCGGCCATGCTGGAGGCCGCCAGGCGCGCCGGACGCGACCGCGAGGGGCGGTTGCTGCTCGCCGACGTGGCCGCCCTGCCGCTGCGGCCGGGGGCGGTGGACGCCGTGTTCGCCGCGGGCCTCATCGCGCACCTGCCGCGTCCGGCGGACGACCTGCGCGAGTTGGCCCGGGTCGTGCGGCCCGGCGGCACGCTGGCGCTGTTCCATCCGATCGGCCGGGCGGCGCTGGCGGCCCGGCACGGCCGGCAGCTCACCCCGGACGACCTGCGCGCCGAGGCGAACCTGCGGCCGCTCCTGGCCGGCTCCGGGTGGCGCATGACGTCGTACGTCGACGAGGACGACCGCTTCTTGGCCCTGGCGGTACGGACGTCCTGA
- a CDS encoding tannase/feruloyl esterase family alpha/beta hydrolase has protein sequence MRLSRAVPFLAATLLAAALGGPGPASAATGGEQHCARQDRVRVPGAALQQAACLDDLTTTGLAGTPYTDLADQAGLTARDTRTPSGVPGIQIDGYFPDSSRFNATHGWNHDAQFVIRLPDRWNGGLVVTGAPGTRKQYATDTAISDQVLARGYAYAATDKGNSGADFYRDGRRPGDAIAEWNRRTTELTRAARKAVTQRYGHAPRRTYMTGISNGGYLTRWQLENHPELYDGGVDWEGALWTSDGPSLLTSLPTAVAHMLGSARDEELYAAGFAHGSEFLWPYHERAYWGITQKIYRAEFDPAYDPACPGTSAGGTVEEILAPCASDASYDYASRPASVHRAVARVALTGRIGRPLITLHGDLDTLLPKAADSDVYARMVDGSGRGRLHSYVTVVGGTHVDGLYDTYPDRLRPILPCYRSAFDELVSWVERGVRPPADRTVAKPAAGDVVNSCAL, from the coding sequence ATGCGCCTGTCCAGAGCCGTTCCGTTTCTCGCCGCCACCCTGCTGGCCGCGGCCCTCGGCGGCCCCGGCCCCGCCTCAGCCGCGACGGGGGGCGAGCAGCACTGCGCCCGCCAGGATCGTGTGCGGGTACCGGGTGCCGCCCTCCAGCAGGCCGCGTGTCTCGACGATCTGACGACGACGGGCCTCGCCGGTACGCCGTACACCGACCTGGCCGACCAGGCGGGGCTGACCGCCCGCGACACCCGGACGCCGTCGGGGGTCCCCGGCATCCAGATCGACGGCTACTTCCCGGACTCCTCCCGCTTCAACGCCACGCACGGCTGGAACCATGACGCGCAGTTCGTGATCCGGCTGCCGGACCGGTGGAACGGCGGCCTCGTGGTGACCGGGGCCCCGGGGACCCGCAAGCAGTACGCGACGGACACGGCGATCTCCGACCAGGTGCTGGCGCGGGGCTACGCCTACGCGGCGACCGACAAGGGCAACAGCGGCGCCGACTTCTACCGCGACGGCCGGCGGCCCGGTGACGCGATCGCCGAGTGGAACCGGCGCACCACCGAACTGACGCGGGCCGCACGAAAGGCCGTCACCCAGCGGTACGGTCACGCTCCCCGCCGGACGTACATGACCGGCATCTCCAACGGCGGGTATCTCACCCGCTGGCAGCTGGAGAACCACCCCGAGCTCTACGACGGCGGCGTGGACTGGGAGGGCGCGCTGTGGACGTCGGACGGCCCCAGCCTCCTCACCTCCCTGCCGACCGCCGTGGCACACATGCTCGGCTCCGCACGCGACGAGGAACTGTACGCGGCCGGATTCGCGCACGGCTCCGAGTTCCTGTGGCCCTATCACGAGCGGGCCTACTGGGGCATCACGCAGAAGATCTACCGCGCCGAGTTCGACCCCGCGTACGACCCGGCCTGCCCCGGAACCTCGGCCGGCGGCACGGTCGAGGAGATCCTGGCGCCCTGCGCCTCCGACGCCTCCTACGACTACGCCTCCCGGCCCGCCTCCGTGCACCGCGCCGTGGCCCGCGTCGCCCTGACCGGACGCATCGGCCGCCCCCTGATCACCCTGCACGGCGATCTGGACACCCTGCTGCCGAAGGCCGCCGACTCCGACGTGTACGCGCGCATGGTCGACGGGAGCGGACGTGGCCGGCTGCACAGCTATGTCACCGTCGTCGGCGGCACGCATGTGGACGGTCTGTACGACACCTATCCGGACCGGCTCCGGCCGATCCTGCCCTGCTACCGGTCCGCCTTCGACGAGCTCGTCTCATGGGTGGAGCGTGGCGTGCGTCCGCCCGCGGACCGGACGGTCGCGAAGCCGGCGGCCGGAGACGTGGTCAACTCCTGCGCGCTGTAG